The Eriocheir sinensis breed Jianghai 21 chromosome 21, ASM2467909v1, whole genome shotgun sequence genome includes a region encoding these proteins:
- the LOC127001562 gene encoding uncharacterized PE-PGRS family protein PE_PGRS54-like isoform X4, whose amino-acid sequence MWKVVVVAAALSVAAVAGEGGQEAQLSGPGLSLGELLRGSRESSGEYRVRHFGRGGGDDDDSEEFPPLMPYEFAYEVKDDATTNYQNRVEFVEDGVLRGSYSLLSPDGVVRTSVYSDTGNGFEVTLHEVPTDIVVIGSGLPGDPALKAGGTYRYYDSRDSGSRESFRPSFSRSGGFEAFSKASEGFDGSSRGSAIFSSSSNRDFSSKNKQSSREESSRREESERREESSRRDESRREESSRRDESRREESEGSRFEFLTNDKSALEAFDRESASQGFSGGSRDSEASSRRKESRREESEGYKYELLTNDKSALEAFDRESASQGFSGGSRDSEASSRHEESGGFGEFSHAFASSFSQQGGSGGGSGGGSGGGSGGGSGGGLGGGFGGGSGGGSEGGSGGSRGGFGGGSEGGSLGGSGGSSGGSGGGSGGGFVGTGSGSGHGGSGGGSGGGYEGGLGGGSGGGFGGGSEGGSFGGEFGGSGGGSGGGSDGGSGGGSSGGSGGGSGGGFVGTGGGSGHGGSSGGSDGGSGGGFGGGSGGSGGGSHGGSSGSGGGSGGGSGGSGRGSHGGSGGSGGGSGGGSHGGLGGSGGGFGGEFGGSGGGSGGGSGGSGGGSGGGSGGSGGGSHGGSGGSGGGSHGGSGGSGGGFGGGSGGSGGGSHGGSGGSDGGFGGGSGGSGGGFGVGSGGSGGGSHGGSGGSDGGFGGEFGGSGGGFGGEFSGSGGGSHGGSGGSDGGFGGGSGGSGGGFGVGSGGSGGGSHGGSGGSDGGFGGGSGGSGGGSHGGSGGSDGGFGGGSGGSGGGSHGGSGGSDGGFGGGSGGSGGGSHGGSGGSDGGFGGGSGGSGGGSHGGSSGSGGGSHGGLSGSDGGFGGGSGGSGGGFGVGSGGSGGGSHGGSGGSDGGFGGGSGGSGGGSHGGSGGSDGGFGGGSGGSGGGSHGGSGGSDGGFGGGSGGSGGGSHGGSSGSDGGFGGGSGGSGGGSHGGSGGSGDGFGGGSGGGSDGGSGGSGGEFGGGSGGSFGGSHGGSGGSGGGSGGGSGGSGGGSDGGSGSGSGGSGGGFGGGSGGSHGGSGASGGGSGGGSSGSGGGSHGGSGGGFGGGSGGSGGGSHGGSGGSGGRSGGGSSGGSDGGSGGGFGGGLDIGLGFGTDGPGGSGSGIELGLGLGGGPGIELGFGTDGPGGFGGEPGGSGGGFGGGPGGSGGGSHGGSGGSGGGSGGGSGGSGGGFDGGSGGGSGVSGGGFGGGLDIGLGFGAGDGPGGSGGGLGGSVGGFGGRPGGSDGGFGDGSGGSGGFGGGFGGGPGGGFGGGSGGSGGSGGFGGGFGGGPGGGFGGGSGGSGGFGGGFGGGPGGGFGGGSGGSGGGSGGGAGGSGGGVSGGGAGGGGVNLQDKAVFIIHPDFFKTGAGAGLTGLPEVTEPIIIVSDNKFAQGGGGAGVGFSNALGGGGFAGAFSSVNRLGEAAAADTTAAHSSGAASTATAEEVSTSSGKSGSTSTSAIESASSLGSASISASSPSSEGFVASTFSSNGLTVGSATGDSTSASSGSFGRSTIENVSSSASAAEGASSSGATKSASFSSASESSGSATDGASFLTSASEGGSSSHGSVSSGSGTEGAFLFDASGSSLGSAAEVDTSLGSAAEVASSSSATEVASSGSAAEVTFSGSAAEVASSSGAAEVTSSNSAAEVTSSNAAAAASSGSAAEGVSSSSSGGFDASTFNSRKLSVESSTKDSSSSSSRKGGVLTITSSSLDGSSGINKAVTDESSGRGQSVLDSGASGGTKNIEKAANAKPASSGQIGLNGFSTSFSEGGSQQFIISSSGDASRFDSHRFSSSGSGGSSSSGASSSAILHSQSGGDLKLQAPDQLLKILNPGQTARGLQGIRGSSGQGGAVFFTQETDLASSQGGKTSITQLPVTRVTTVTHLPDDSKQGSSILKIAGSSTGFKNNQNVFTSPPSGAARFFASASNTKTFQASGKKSAGNKIVSISGSGTLTTLPTGDTVLALGSKQPIAISTSQGVIRNSRRTAPFSTTNSRQQRPRRIRGRLLRSL is encoded by the exons CCACTCATGCCCTACGAGTTCGCATACGAGGTGAAAGACGACGCCACGACCAATTACCAGAACAGAGTGGAGTTCGTTGAGGATGGCGTGTTGCGGGGGAGCTACAGCCTCCTCTCCCCTGACGGTGTGGTTCGAACTTCCGTCTATTCCGACACCGGCAATGGCTTCGAG GTGACCCTCCACGAAGTGCCAACAGACATCGTGGTCATCGGCTCAGGCCTCCCTGGTGACCCCGCGCTCAAGGCCGGGGGCACGTACAGGTACTACGACTCTCGCGACTCAGGCTCAAGGGAGTCCTTCCGGCCATCTTTCAGCAGGAGCGGTGGATTTGAGGCTTTCTCTAAAGCATCAGAAGGGTTTGACGGGTCTTCAAGAGGGTCAGCTATCTTTAGTTCATCGAGCAACAGAGACTTTTCATCGAAAAATAAACAGTCAAGTCGCGAAGAGTCATCCAGGCGCGAAGAATCGGAAAGGCGCGAAGAATCGTCGAGACGCGATGAGTCAAGACGCGAAGAATCGTCGAGACGCGATGAGTCAAGACGCGAAGAATCCGAAGGCTCCAGATTTGAATTTTTAACGAATGACAAGAGTGCCTTGGAAGCCTTCGACAGGGAGAGCGCCAGCCAAGGCTTCTCTGGTGGGTCTAGGGACTCCGAGGCTTCGTCGAGACGCAAAGAGTCAAGACGCGAAGAATCCGAAGGCTACAAATATGAATTGTTGACGAATGACAAGAGTGCCTTGGAAGCCTTCGACAGGGAGAGCGCCAGCCAAGGCTTCTCTGGCGGGTCTAGGGACTCCGAGGCTTCGTCGAGACACGAAGAGTCTGGAGGCTTTGGAGAGTTCTCGCATGCCTTCGCGTCATCGTTCTCCCAGCAGGGAGGATCTGGAGGTGGATCAGGTGGTGGATCTGGAGGTGGATCAGGTGGTGGATCTGGTGGTGGATTAGGTGGTGGATTTGGTGGTGGATCAGGTGGTGGATCTGAGGGTGGATCAGGTGGATCAAGAGGTGGATTCGGTGGTGGATCTGAGGGTGGATCATTAGGTGGATCTGGAGGATCAAGTGGTGGATCTGGTGGTGGATCAGGGGGTGGATTTGTTGGAACTGGTAGTGGATCAGGTCACGGTGGATCTGGTGGTGGATCAGGTGGTGGATATGAGGGTGGATTAGGTGGTGGATCAGGGGGTGGATTCGGTGGTGGATCTGAGGGTGGATCATTTGGTGGTGAATTTGGTGGATCAGGTGGTGGATCTGGTGGTGGATCAGATGGTGGATCTGGAGGTGGGTCAAGTGGTGGATCTGGTGGTGGATCAGGGGGTGGATTTGTTGGAACTGGTGGTGGATCAGGTCACGGTGGATCAAGTGGTGGATCTGACGGTGGATCAGGTGGCGGATtcggtggtggttctggtggatCAGGTGGGGGATCACATGGTGGTTCAAGTGGATCAGGTGGCGGATccggtggtggttctggtggatCAGGTCGCGGATCACATGGTGGTTCTGGTGGATCAGGTGGCGGATCAGGTGGCGGATCACATGGTGGTTTAGGTGGATCAGGTGGCGGATTCGGTGGTGAATTTGGTGGATCAGGTGGCGGATccggtggtggttctggtggatCAGGTGGCGGATccggtggtggttctggtggatCAGGTGGGGGATCACATGGTGGTTCTGGTGGATCAGGTGGCGGATCACATGGTGGTTCAGGTGGATCAGGTGGCGGATTCGGAGGTGGATCTGGTGGATCAGGTGGCGGATCACATGGTGGTTCAGGTGGATCAGATGGCGGATTCGGTGGTGGATCTGGTGGATCAGGTGGCGGATTCGGAGTTGGATCTGGTGGATCAGGTGGCGGATCACATGGTGGTTCAGGTGGATCAGATGGCGGATTCGGTGGTGAATTTGGTGGATCAGGTGGCGGATTCGGTGGTGAATTTAGTGGATCAGGTGGCGGATCACATGGTGGTTCAGGTGGATCAGATGGCGGATTCGGTGGTGGATCTGGTGGATCAGGTGGCGGATTCGGAGTTGGATCTGGTGGATCAGGTGGCGGATCACATGGTGGTTCAGGTGGATCAGATGGCGGATTCGGTGGTGGATCTGGTGGATCAGGTGGGGGATCACATGGTGGTTCTGGTGGATCAGATGGCGGATTCGGTGGTGGATCTGGTGGATCAGGTGGGGGATCACATGGTGGTTCTGGTGGATCAGATGGCGGATTCGGTGGTGGATCTGGTGGATCCGGTGGCGGATCACATGGTGGTTCTGGTGGATCAGATGGCGGATTCGGTGGTGGATCTGGTGGATCAGGTGGGGGATCACATGGTGGTTCTAGTGGATCAGGTGGCGGATCACATGGTGGTTTAAGTGGATCAGATGGCGGATTCGGTGGTGGATCTGGTGGATCAGGTGGCGGATTCGGAGTTGGATCTGGTGGATCAGGTGGCGGATCACATGGTGGTTCAGGTGGATCAGATGGCGGATTCGGTGGTGGATCTGGTGGATCAGGTGGGGGATCACATGGTGGTTCTGGTGGATCAGATGGCGGATTCGGTGGTGGATCTGGTGGATCAG GTGGCGGATCACATGGTGGTTCAGGTGGATCAGATGGCGGATTCGGTGGTGGATCTGGTGGATCAGGTGGGGGATCACATGGTGGTTCTAGTGGATCAGATGGCGGATTCGGTGGTGGATCTGGTGGATCAGGTGGGGGATCACATGGTGGTTCAGGTGGATCAGGTGACGGATTCGGTGGTGGATCTGGTGGCGGATCCGATGGTGGATCAGGTGGATCAGGTGGCGAGTTCGGTGGTGGATCTGGTGGATCATTTGGCGGATCACATGGAGGTTCAGGTGGATCAGGTGGGGGATCCGGTGGTGGATCTGGTGGATCAGGTGGCGGATCCGATGGTGGATCAGGTAGTGGTTCAGGTGGATCAGGTGGCGGATTCGGTGGGGGATCTGGTGGATCACATGGTGGTTCAGGTGCATCAGGTGGGGGATCCGGTGGTGGATCTAGTGGATCAGGTGGCGGATCACATGGTGGTTCAGGTGGAGGATTCGGTGGTGGATCTGGTGGATCAGGTGGCGGATCACATGGTGGTTCAGGTGGATCAGGTGGGAGATCCGGTGGTGGATCAAGTGGCGGATCCGATGGTGGATCAGGTGGCGGATTCGGTGGTGGACTTGATATTGGACTCGGTTTTGGAACTGATGGACCTGGTGGATCAGGATCTGGTATTGAACTCGGTTTGGGACTTGGTGGTGGACCTGGTATTGAGCTCGGGTTTGGAACTGATGGACCTGGTGGATTCGGTGGTGAACCTGGTGGATCAGGAGGTGGATTCGGTGGTGGACCTGGTGGATCAGGTGGCGGATCACATGGTGGTTCAGGTGGATCAGGTGGCGGATccggtggtggttctggtggatCAGGTGGTGGATTCGATGGTGGATCAGGTGGTGGTTCAGGTGTATCAGGTGGCGGATTCGGTGGTGGACTTGATATTGGACTCGGTTTTGGAGCTGGTGATGGACCTGGTGGGTCAGGAGGTGGACTTGGTGGATCAGTTGGCGGATTCGGTGGTCGACCTGGTGGATCAGATGGTGGATTCGGTGATGGATCAGGTGGGTCAGGTGGATTCGGTGGCGGATTCGGAGGTGGACCAGGAGGTGGATTCGGTGGTGGATCAGGTGGATCAGGTGGATCAGGTGGATTCGGTGGCGGATTCGGTGGTGGACCAGGAGGTGGATTCGGTGGTGGATCAGGTGGATCAGGTGGATTCGGTGGCGGATTCGGTGGTGGACCAGGAGGTGGATTCGGTGGTGGATCAGGTGGATCAGGTGGTGGATctggtggtggagcaggtggaTCTGGTGGCGGGGTCAGTGGTGGAGgggccggcggcggcggcgtcaacCTACAGGACAAGGCCGTGTTCATCATTCACCCTGACTTCTTCAAGACCGGCGCGGGCGCCGGCCTGACGGGCCTGCCGGAAGTGACGGAGCCCATTATTATCGTGAGTGACAATAAATTTGCCCAGGGTGGGGGTGGGGCTGGCGTAGGTTTCAGTAATGCTCTGGGCGGAGGAGGGTTTGCGGGAGCCTTTAGCAGCGTGAACAGGCTGggagaggctgctgctgctgacacCACAGCGGCTCACTCAAGCGGTGCTGCATCAACTGCTACCGCCGAAGAAGTAAGTACATCCTCTGGTAAAAGTGGATCGACCTCGACCAGTGCCATTGAAAGCGCTTCATCCTTAGGCAGTGCCTCAATAAGCGCTTCTTCTCCAAGCAGTGAAGGCTTCGTTGCATCCACCTTCAGCTCCAACGGATTGACTGTTGGAAGTGCGACAGGTGATTCTACCTCTGCCTCGAGTGGATCATTTGGAAGAAGTACCATCGAAAATGTCTCATCCTCAGCTAGTGCCGCTGAAGGAGCATCTTCAAGTGGTGCTACAAAGAGTGCTTCATTCTCCAGTGCAAGTGAATCATCGGGCAGCGCCACTGATGGTGCTTCTTTTTTAACTAGTGCTTCCGAAGGTGGTTCATCCTCCCACGGATCAGTTTCCTCAGGGAGTGGAACTGAAGGCGCCTTTTTATTTGATGCAAGTGGATCTTCCCTAGGCAGTGCGGCTGAAGTTGATACTTCTTTAGGCAGTGCCGCTGAAGTAGCCTCCTCAAGCAGTGCCACTGAAGTGGCCTCCTCAGGCAGTGCCGCTGAAGTGACCTTCTCAGGTAGTGCCGCTGAAGTGGCCTCCTCAAGCGGTGCCGCTGAAGTGACCTCCTCAAATAGTGCCGCTGAAGTGACCTCAAGCAATGCCGCTGCAGCGGCTTCCTCAGGCAGTGCCGCTGAAGGTGTTTCTTCTTCGAGCAGTGGAGGGTTCGATGCATCTACATTCAACTCTAGAAAACTATCTGTAGAAAGCAGCACAAAagattcttcatcttcttccagcAGAAAAGGTGGAGTTCTAACAATTACTTCCTCTAGCTTGGATGGATCATCTGGTATCAACAAAGCGGTAACTGATGAGTCGTCTGGCAGGGGACAATCAGTTCTCGATAGTGGAGCATCAGGAGGaacaaaaaatattgaaaaggcAGCCAATGCAAAACCAGCTTCTTCGGGTCAAATTGGGCTGAATGGATTTAGCACGTCCTTCAGTGAAGGCGGATCACAACAGTTTATAATATCCTCTAGTGGAGACGCATCCAGGTTTGACTCCCACAGATTTTCCAGCAGTGGATCCGGTGGCTCTTCAAGCAGTGGGGCGTCAAGCAGTGCCATTTTGCACAGCCAAAGCGGTGGTGACTTAAAACTGCAGGCACCGGACCAGTTACTGAAGATTCTCAATCCAGGCCAAACAGCTCGCGGGCTTCAGGGTATCCGCGGCAGTTCGGGCCAGGGCGGGGCTGTCTTCTTTACGCAGGAAACTGACCTGGCCTCTTCCCAGGGCGGCAAAACCTCCATCACACAACTGCCAGTCACTCGCGTCACCACCGTGACACACCTCCCTGACGATTCTAAGCAAGGCTCTTCCATCTTGAAAATAGCTGGCAGTTCCACGGGCTTCAAGAATAACCAGAACGTGTTCACAAGCCCACCGTCAGGTGCTGCACGATTCTTTGCATCAGCATCAAACACAAAAACTTTTCAGGCGAGTGGCAAGAAGTCAGCAGGAAACAAAATTGTTAGCATATCCGGCTCAGGAACACTCACGACTCTTCCTACTGGTGACACTGTCCTCGCCTTGGGCAGCAAACAACCCATTGCAATTTCCACTTCCCAGGGCGTCATCAGGAACAGCCGGAGGACCGCGCCCTTTTCCACCACCAACTCGAGGCAGCAACGACCGAGGCGAATCCGAGGGCGGCTTCTGAGGTCACTCTAA
- the LOC127001562 gene encoding uncharacterized transmembrane protein DDB_G0289901-like isoform X47, with protein MWKVVVVAAALSVAAVAGEGGQEAQLSGPGLSLGELLRGSRESSGEYRVRHFGRGGGDDDDSEEFPPLMPYEFAYEVKDDATTNYQNRVEFVEDGVLRGSYSLLSPDGVVRTSVYSDTGNGFEVTLHEVPTDIVVIGSGLPGDPALKAGGTYRYYDSRDSGSRESFRPSFSRSGGFEAFSKASEGFDGSSRGSAIFSSSSNRDFSSKNKQSSREESSRREESERREESSRRDESRREESSRRDESRREESEGSRFEFLTNDKSALEAFDRESASQGFSGGSRDSEASSRRKESRREESEGYKYELLTNDKSALEAFDRESASQGFSGGSRDSEASSRHEESGGFGEFSHAFASSFSQQGGSGGGSGGGSGGGSGGGSGGGLGGGFGGGSGGGSEGGSGGSRGGFGGGSEGGSLGGSGGSSGGSGGGSGGGFVGTGSGSGHGGSGGGSGGGYEGGLGGGSGGGFGGGSEGGSFGGEFGGSGGGSGGGSDGGSGGGSSGGSGGGSGGGFVGTGGGSGHGGSSGGSDGGSGGGFGGGSGGSGGGSHGGSSGSGGGSGGGSGGSGRGSHGGSGGSGGGSGGGSHGGLGGSGGGFGGEFGGSGGGSGGGSGGSGGGSGGGSGGSGGGSHGGSGGSGGGSHGGSGGSGGGFGGGSGGSGGGSHGGSGGSDGGFGGGSGGSGGGFGVGSGGSGGGSHGGSGGSDGGFGGGSGGSGGGSHGGSSGSDGGFGGGSGGSGGGSHGGSGGSGDGFGGGSGGGSDGGSGGSGGEFGGGSGGSFGGSHGGSGGSGGGSGGGSGGSGGGSDGGSGSGSGGSGGGFGGGSGGSHGGSGASGGGSGGGSSGSGGGSHGGSGGGFGGGSGGSGGGSHGGSGGSGGRSGGGSSGGSDGGSGGGFGGGLDIGLGFGTDGPGGSGSGIELGLGLGGGPGIELGFGTDGPGGFGGEPGGSGGGFGGGPGGSGGGSHGGSGGSGGGSGGGSGGSGGGFDGGSGGGSGVSGGGFGGGLDIGLGFGAGDGPGGSGGGLGGSVGGFGGRPGGSDGGFGDGSGGSGGFGGGFGGGPGGGFGGGSGGSGGSGGFGGGFGGGPGGGFGGGSGGSGGFGGGFGGGPGGGFGGGSGGSGGGSGGGAGGSGGGVSGGGAGGGGVNLQDKAVFIIHPDFFKTGAGAGLTGLPEVTEPIIIVSDNKFAQGGGGAGVGFSNALGGGGFAGAFSSVNRLGEAAAADTTAAHSSGAASTATAEEVSTSSGKSGSTSTSAIESASSLGSASISASSPSSEGFVASTFSSNGLTVGSATGDSTSASSGSFGRSTIENVSSSASAAEGASSSGATKSASFSSASESSGSATDGASFLTSASEGGSSSHGSVSSGSGTEGAFLFDASGSSLGSAAEVDTSLGSAAEVASSSSATEVASSGSAAEVTFSGSAAEVASSSGAAEVTSSNSAAEVTSSNAAAAASSGSAAEGVSSSSSGGFDASTFNSRKLSVESSTKDSSSSSSRKGGVLTITSSSLDGSSGINKAVTDESSGRGQSVLDSGASGGTKNIEKAANAKPASSGQIGLNGFSTSFSEGGSQQFIISSSGDASRFDSHRFSSSGSGGSSSSGASSSAILHSQSGGDLKLQAPDQLLKILNPGQTARGLQGIRGSSGQGGAVFFTQETDLASSQGGKTSITQLPVTRVTTVTHLPDDSKQGSSILKIAGSSTGFKNNQNVFTSPPSGAARFFASASNTKTFQASGKKSAGNKIVSISGSGTLTTLPTGDTVLALGSKQPIAISTSQGVIRNSRRTAPFSTTNSRQQRPRRIRGRLLRSL; from the exons CCACTCATGCCCTACGAGTTCGCATACGAGGTGAAAGACGACGCCACGACCAATTACCAGAACAGAGTGGAGTTCGTTGAGGATGGCGTGTTGCGGGGGAGCTACAGCCTCCTCTCCCCTGACGGTGTGGTTCGAACTTCCGTCTATTCCGACACCGGCAATGGCTTCGAG GTGACCCTCCACGAAGTGCCAACAGACATCGTGGTCATCGGCTCAGGCCTCCCTGGTGACCCCGCGCTCAAGGCCGGGGGCACGTACAGGTACTACGACTCTCGCGACTCAGGCTCAAGGGAGTCCTTCCGGCCATCTTTCAGCAGGAGCGGTGGATTTGAGGCTTTCTCTAAAGCATCAGAAGGGTTTGACGGGTCTTCAAGAGGGTCAGCTATCTTTAGTTCATCGAGCAACAGAGACTTTTCATCGAAAAATAAACAGTCAAGTCGCGAAGAGTCATCCAGGCGCGAAGAATCGGAAAGGCGCGAAGAATCGTCGAGACGCGATGAGTCAAGACGCGAAGAATCGTCGAGACGCGATGAGTCAAGACGCGAAGAATCCGAAGGCTCCAGATTTGAATTTTTAACGAATGACAAGAGTGCCTTGGAAGCCTTCGACAGGGAGAGCGCCAGCCAAGGCTTCTCTGGTGGGTCTAGGGACTCCGAGGCTTCGTCGAGACGCAAAGAGTCAAGACGCGAAGAATCCGAAGGCTACAAATATGAATTGTTGACGAATGACAAGAGTGCCTTGGAAGCCTTCGACAGGGAGAGCGCCAGCCAAGGCTTCTCTGGCGGGTCTAGGGACTCCGAGGCTTCGTCGAGACACGAAGAGTCTGGAGGCTTTGGAGAGTTCTCGCATGCCTTCGCGTCATCGTTCTCCCAGCAGGGAGGATCTGGAGGTGGATCAGGTGGTGGATCTGGAGGTGGATCAGGTGGTGGATCTGGTGGTGGATTAGGTGGTGGATTTGGTGGTGGATCAGGTGGTGGATCTGAGGGTGGATCAGGTGGATCAAGAGGTGGATTCGGTGGTGGATCTGAGGGTGGATCATTAGGTGGATCTGGAGGATCAAGTGGTGGATCTGGTGGTGGATCAGGGGGTGGATTTGTTGGAACTGGTAGTGGATCAGGTCACGGTGGATCTGGTGGTGGATCAGGTGGTGGATATGAGGGTGGATTAGGTGGTGGATCAGGGGGTGGATTCGGTGGTGGATCTGAGGGTGGATCATTTGGTGGTGAATTTGGTGGATCAGGTGGTGGATCTGGTGGTGGATCAGATGGTGGATCTGGAGGTGGGTCAAGTGGTGGATCTGGTGGTGGATCAGGGGGTGGATTTGTTGGAACTGGTGGTGGATCAGGTCACGGTGGATCAAGTGGTGGATCTGACGGTGGATCAGGTGGCGGATtcggtggtggttctggtggatCAGGTGGGGGATCACATGGTGGTTCAAGTGGATCAGGTGGCGGATccggtggtggttctggtggatCAGGTCGCGGATCACATGGTGGTTCTGGTGGATCAGGTGGCGGATCAGGTGGCGGATCACATGGTGGTTTAGGTGGATCAGGTGGCGGATTCGGTGGTGAATTTGGTGGATCAGGTGGCGGATccggtggtggttctggtggatCAGGTGGCGGATccggtggtggttctggtggatCAGGTGGGGGATCACATGGTGGTTCTGGTGGATCAGGTGGCGGATCACATGGTGGTTCAGGTGGATCAGGTGGCGGATTCGGAGGTGGATCTGGTGGATCAGGTGGCGGATCACATGGTGGTTCAGGTGGATCAGATGGCGGATTCGGTGGTGGATCTGGTGGATCAGGTGGCGGATTCGGAGTTGGATCTGGTGGATCAG GTGGCGGATCACATGGTGGTTCAGGTGGATCAGATGGCGGATTCGGTGGTGGATCTGGTGGATCAGGTGGGGGATCACATGGTGGTTCTAGTGGATCAGATGGCGGATTCGGTGGTGGATCTGGTGGATCAGGTGGGGGATCACATGGTGGTTCAGGTGGATCAGGTGACGGATTCGGTGGTGGATCTGGTGGCGGATCCGATGGTGGATCAGGTGGATCAGGTGGCGAGTTCGGTGGTGGATCTGGTGGATCATTTGGCGGATCACATGGAGGTTCAGGTGGATCAGGTGGGGGATCCGGTGGTGGATCTGGTGGATCAGGTGGCGGATCCGATGGTGGATCAGGTAGTGGTTCAGGTGGATCAGGTGGCGGATTCGGTGGGGGATCTGGTGGATCACATGGTGGTTCAGGTGCATCAGGTGGGGGATCCGGTGGTGGATCTAGTGGATCAGGTGGCGGATCACATGGTGGTTCAGGTGGAGGATTCGGTGGTGGATCTGGTGGATCAGGTGGCGGATCACATGGTGGTTCAGGTGGATCAGGTGGGAGATCCGGTGGTGGATCAAGTGGCGGATCCGATGGTGGATCAGGTGGCGGATTCGGTGGTGGACTTGATATTGGACTCGGTTTTGGAACTGATGGACCTGGTGGATCAGGATCTGGTATTGAACTCGGTTTGGGACTTGGTGGTGGACCTGGTATTGAGCTCGGGTTTGGAACTGATGGACCTGGTGGATTCGGTGGTGAACCTGGTGGATCAGGAGGTGGATTCGGTGGTGGACCTGGTGGATCAGGTGGCGGATCACATGGTGGTTCAGGTGGATCAGGTGGCGGATccggtggtggttctggtggatCAGGTGGTGGATTCGATGGTGGATCAGGTGGTGGTTCAGGTGTATCAGGTGGCGGATTCGGTGGTGGACTTGATATTGGACTCGGTTTTGGAGCTGGTGATGGACCTGGTGGGTCAGGAGGTGGACTTGGTGGATCAGTTGGCGGATTCGGTGGTCGACCTGGTGGATCAGATGGTGGATTCGGTGATGGATCAGGTGGGTCAGGTGGATTCGGTGGCGGATTCGGAGGTGGACCAGGAGGTGGATTCGGTGGTGGATCAGGTGGATCAGGTGGATCAGGTGGATTCGGTGGCGGATTCGGTGGTGGACCAGGAGGTGGATTCGGTGGTGGATCAGGTGGATCAGGTGGATTCGGTGGCGGATTCGGTGGTGGACCAGGAGGTGGATTCGGTGGTGGATCAGGTGGATCAGGTGGTGGATctggtggtggagcaggtggaTCTGGTGGCGGGGTCAGTGGTGGAGgggccggcggcggcggcgtcaacCTACAGGACAAGGCCGTGTTCATCATTCACCCTGACTTCTTCAAGACCGGCGCGGGCGCCGGCCTGACGGGCCTGCCGGAAGTGACGGAGCCCATTATTATCGTGAGTGACAATAAATTTGCCCAGGGTGGGGGTGGGGCTGGCGTAGGTTTCAGTAATGCTCTGGGCGGAGGAGGGTTTGCGGGAGCCTTTAGCAGCGTGAACAGGCTGggagaggctgctgctgctgacacCACAGCGGCTCACTCAAGCGGTGCTGCATCAACTGCTACCGCCGAAGAAGTAAGTACATCCTCTGGTAAAAGTGGATCGACCTCGACCAGTGCCATTGAAAGCGCTTCATCCTTAGGCAGTGCCTCAATAAGCGCTTCTTCTCCAAGCAGTGAAGGCTTCGTTGCATCCACCTTCAGCTCCAACGGATTGACTGTTGGAAGTGCGACAGGTGATTCTACCTCTGCCTCGAGTGGATCATTTGGAAGAAGTACCATCGAAAATGTCTCATCCTCAGCTAGTGCCGCTGAAGGAGCATCTTCAAGTGGTGCTACAAAGAGTGCTTCATTCTCCAGTGCAAGTGAATCATCGGGCAGCGCCACTGATGGTGCTTCTTTTTTAACTAGTGCTTCCGAAGGTGGTTCATCCTCCCACGGATCAGTTTCCTCAGGGAGTGGAACTGAAGGCGCCTTTTTATTTGATGCAAGTGGATCTTCCCTAGGCAGTGCGGCTGAAGTTGATACTTCTTTAGGCAGTGCCGCTGAAGTAGCCTCCTCAAGCAGTGCCACTGAAGTGGCCTCCTCAGGCAGTGCCGCTGAAGTGACCTTCTCAGGTAGTGCCGCTGAAGTGGCCTCCTCAAGCGGTGCCGCTGAAGTGACCTCCTCAAATAGTGCCGCTGAAGTGACCTCAAGCAATGCCGCTGCAGCGGCTTCCTCAGGCAGTGCCGCTGAAGGTGTTTCTTCTTCGAGCAGTGGAGGGTTCGATGCATCTACATTCAACTCTAGAAAACTATCTGTAGAAAGCAGCACAAAagattcttcatcttcttccagcAGAAAAGGTGGAGTTCTAACAATTACTTCCTCTAGCTTGGATGGATCATCTGGTATCAACAAAGCGGTAACTGATGAGTCGTCTGGCAGGGGACAATCAGTTCTCGATAGTGGAGCATCAGGAGGaacaaaaaatattgaaaaggcAGCCAATGCAAAACCAGCTTCTTCGGGTCAAATTGGGCTGAATGGATTTAGCACGTCCTTCAGTGAAGGCGGATCACAACAGTTTATAATATCCTCTAGTGGAGACGCATCCAGGTTTGACTCCCACAGATTTTCCAGCAGTGGATCCGGTGGCTCTTCAAGCAGTGGGGCGTCAAGCAGTGCCATTTTGCACAGCCAAAGCGGTGGTGACTTAAAACTGCAGGCACCGGACCAGTTACTGAAGATTCTCAATCCAGGCCAAACAGCTCGCGGGCTTCAGGGTATCCGCGGCAGTTCGGGCCAGGGCGGGGCTGTCTTCTTTACGCAGGAAACTGACCTGGCCTCTTCCCAGGGCGGCAAAACCTCCATCACACAACTGCCAGTCACTCGCGTCACCACCGTGACACACCTCCCTGACGATTCTAAGCAAGGCTCTTCCATCTTGAAAATAGCTGGCAGTTCCACGGGCTTCAAGAATAACCAGAACGTGTTCACAAGCCCACCGTCAGGTGCTGCACGATTCTTTGCATCAGCATCAAACACAAAAACTTTTCAGGCGAGTGGCAAGAAGTCAGCAGGAAACAAAATTGTTAGCATATCCGGCTCAGGAACACTCACGACTCTTCCTACTGGTGACACTGTCCTCGCCTTGGGCAGCAAACAACCCATTGCAATTTCCACTTCCCAGGGCGTCATCAGGAACAGCCGGAGGACCGCGCCCTTTTCCACCACCAACTCGAGGCAGCAACGACCGAGGCGAATCCGAGGGCGGCTTCTGAGGTCACTCTAA